In Brevibacillus brevis NBRC 100599, a single genomic region encodes these proteins:
- a CDS encoding deoxynucleoside kinase: protein MSRFQNSTLREKYGIPNNAVITIGGTVGVGKSTFTHALADQLGFRVSVEKVDNNPYLGRYYNDLSRWGFHLQIFFLAERFKEQKRMFDYGGGFVQDRSIYEDTGIFARMLYEQGNMTEEDYRTYTELFEAMVMTPYFPHPDILIYLEGSFDDIIGRVKERGRPMEQQTPVDYWQDLFSRYDSWIASFTSCPILRVNINEYDVVDDPSSVESIIARAAEKIRLGRATRFSS from the coding sequence ATGTCGAGGTTTCAAAACAGCACGCTTCGTGAAAAATACGGGATACCAAACAACGCAGTGATTACGATCGGCGGGACAGTAGGGGTAGGAAAATCCACCTTTACACATGCCTTGGCAGATCAGCTCGGATTTCGTGTATCTGTAGAGAAGGTTGACAATAACCCGTATTTGGGCCGTTACTATAATGATTTATCGCGTTGGGGTTTCCATTTGCAAATTTTCTTTTTGGCGGAACGCTTCAAGGAACAAAAACGGATGTTTGATTATGGCGGCGGTTTTGTCCAAGATCGCTCCATCTATGAGGATACCGGGATTTTTGCCCGTATGCTGTACGAGCAAGGCAACATGACAGAAGAAGATTACCGCACTTATACAGAGCTTTTTGAAGCGATGGTCATGACGCCTTACTTCCCGCATCCAGATATTTTGATCTACTTAGAGGGAAGCTTCGATGATATTATTGGTCGCGTAAAAGAGCGCGGGCGTCCGATGGAGCAACAAACGCCAGTGGATTACTGGCAAGATTTGTTTAGCCGCTATGATAGCTGGATTGCTTCCTTTACTTCCTGTCCGATTTTGCGGGTCAATATTAACGAATACGACGTTGTGGATGACCCATCTTCGGTAGAGAGCATTATTGCGCGGGCTGCTGAAAAAATTCGGCTTGGACGAGCTACCCGCTTTTCATCATAA
- a CDS encoding TetR/AcrR family transcriptional regulator, whose translation MKMSKAEQKQQTMQKLIEVAREMFSKKGYADAAMEDIVKQAGVTRGALYHNFGSKEGLFEAVLASVQQEIGERVEAEAAKSEEPWQQLILGCLAFVSSAVEHRNKRILLIDGPAVIGWEKWRRMDEENSMRHLREQLQTMQEQGYLRPVSIDALTHLLSGAMNEAVLWISETPDQEKSLEEISAAMTLLLEGYRSK comes from the coding sequence ATGAAGATGTCCAAAGCCGAGCAAAAACAGCAGACGATGCAAAAGCTGATCGAAGTGGCAAGAGAGATGTTCTCCAAAAAAGGCTACGCGGATGCGGCCATGGAAGACATCGTGAAGCAAGCCGGGGTGACCCGTGGCGCACTATACCATAACTTTGGGAGCAAAGAAGGATTATTTGAGGCAGTACTGGCTTCTGTCCAACAAGAAATCGGAGAGCGCGTAGAAGCGGAAGCTGCGAAAAGTGAGGAGCCTTGGCAACAATTGATCTTGGGTTGCTTGGCCTTTGTCTCCTCGGCCGTCGAACATCGGAACAAGCGGATTTTGCTTATCGATGGCCCAGCTGTCATCGGGTGGGAAAAGTGGCGCCGAATGGACGAGGAAAACTCCATGCGGCATCTCAGAGAGCAGCTTCAAACGATGCAGGAGCAAGGGTACCTACGTCCCGTTTCTATCGATGCTCTGACGCATTTGCTGTCTGGTGCGATGAACGAAGCCGTGCTCTGGATTTCGGAGACGCCTGATCAGGAGAAGTCCCTTGAGGAAATTTCAGCAGCGATGACCCTTCTCTTAGAAGGATATCGCAGCAAATAA
- a CDS encoding VOC family protein produces MKVNSFYPVILTEQVETSSKFYREHFGFDIVFEADWYVSMQNQSSTPAFELAILNPSHDTIPQGFRKPVEGGLILNFEVDDVDAEYERLIVKAGLPLHLDIRDEDFGQRHFITSDPNGILLDIIKVIPPSEAFADSYVAPV; encoded by the coding sequence ATGAAAGTGAACAGCTTTTATCCTGTCATCTTGACAGAACAAGTTGAGACTAGCTCGAAGTTTTATCGAGAGCACTTTGGATTTGATATTGTTTTCGAAGCAGACTGGTATGTGAGCATGCAGAATCAGAGCAGCACTCCAGCTTTTGAGCTCGCCATCTTAAATCCTTCTCATGACACCATTCCACAAGGATTCCGAAAGCCTGTAGAGGGTGGTCTTATCCTTAATTTCGAAGTCGATGATGTTGACGCTGAATACGAGAGGCTTATTGTGAAAGCAGGTCTTCCTCTCCATCTCGACATTCGAGATGAGGATTTTGGTCAGCGGCATTTTATTACATCCGATCCTAATGGCATTTTACTTGATATCATAAAGGTAATCCCGCCTTCCGAAGCATTTGCTGACAGTTATGTTGCCCCTGTCTAA
- a CDS encoding response regulator: protein MNAYRVLIADDHPMARMAIRSLLDPDPSFEVIGEAQNGEEAFLLCGQIQPDLVLMDINMPKWSGLEATREVKKAYPHIKVVILSVSDDVADLITAIQFGAQGYLLKNLEPDDWINYLHALLGEDSELTREMATRLMYRFRQEEATDEMVPAVLTPREREIVMYVGAGKTNREISEALIIAENTVKNHLKNILEKLQLANRVQLAAYAVRHHLVIK, encoded by the coding sequence ATGAACGCTTACCGTGTATTGATCGCCGACGACCACCCGATGGCTCGCATGGCCATTCGCAGCCTGCTTGATCCCGATCCCTCTTTTGAAGTCATCGGAGAAGCACAAAATGGCGAGGAAGCCTTTCTCCTATGCGGACAAATACAACCGGACCTTGTGCTCATGGACATCAACATGCCGAAATGGAGCGGACTCGAAGCGACCCGCGAGGTCAAGAAAGCATACCCGCACATCAAGGTCGTCATTCTCAGCGTCTCCGATGACGTTGCTGACCTGATCACGGCCATTCAATTCGGTGCCCAAGGTTACTTGCTGAAAAATTTAGAGCCTGACGACTGGATTAACTACTTGCATGCCTTGCTCGGCGAGGACAGTGAGTTGACCCGCGAAATGGCAACCCGGCTCATGTACCGCTTCCGTCAAGAAGAGGCGACGGATGAAATGGTACCAGCTGTTCTGACCCCGCGAGAGCGAGAGATCGTCATGTATGTGGGAGCCGGAAAAACGAATCGGGAAATAAGCGAAGCGCTGATCATCGCAGAAAACACTGTGAAAAACCACCTGAAAAACATTCTCGAGAAGCTGCAATTGGCTAATCGCGTCCAGCTCGCTGCTTATGCGGTTCGCCATCATTTGGTTATCAAATAA
- a CDS encoding class I SAM-dependent methyltransferase has protein sequence MAEEWFERSFREDYVLVYRHRDDSAADGEIANLLERLPVKDTGRVLDLCCGSGRHSRALARRGYEVVGVDLSPVLLQLAEEQNTYPQLSFARCDMRDIPFREEFDIVVNLFTSFGYFSTDEENANVIRNMAQALKTKGEVVIDFLNAAYVIDNLVPHSTKEVSGMLIKEERWIQDGFVKKRILISDESSNEPREYMEQVRLFSAEQMIAMLTEAGFEKIQVFGNYLFEEYVAHESPRMIFYAVKQ, from the coding sequence ATGGCTGAAGAATGGTTTGAACGCAGCTTTCGCGAAGATTATGTGCTTGTGTATCGTCATAGGGACGATTCGGCCGCAGATGGAGAGATCGCTAATCTGTTGGAAAGATTGCCGGTAAAGGACACAGGACGCGTACTTGATCTTTGCTGCGGGAGCGGGCGTCATTCGCGTGCGCTGGCTCGCCGGGGGTATGAAGTAGTTGGTGTGGATTTGTCGCCTGTTCTTTTACAGTTGGCTGAGGAACAAAACACCTATCCACAGCTAAGTTTTGCCCGCTGTGATATGCGCGACATTCCGTTTCGCGAAGAATTTGATATCGTGGTGAATTTGTTTACCAGCTTTGGGTATTTCTCCACAGATGAAGAAAATGCTAACGTTATTCGCAACATGGCACAAGCACTCAAAACAAAAGGTGAAGTGGTCATCGACTTCTTAAATGCAGCGTACGTCATCGATAACCTCGTGCCGCACTCTACCAAGGAAGTCAGTGGGATGTTGATTAAAGAAGAACGCTGGATCCAAGATGGATTTGTGAAAAAGCGGATACTGATTTCCGACGAGTCATCGAATGAACCGCGTGAGTATATGGAGCAGGTTCGCTTGTTTTCTGCCGAGCAAATGATTGCGATGCTAACAGAAGCGGGATTCGAAAAAATCCAAGTATTTGGAAACTATCTGTTTGAAGAATATGTAGCGCATGAATCACCTCGTATGATTTTTTATGCCGTGAAGCAATAG
- a CDS encoding sigma-70 family RNA polymerase sigma factor, producing the protein MVEEGEKVNLEQLVSRAKNGDDDAFFQLVSLHKDQLYKIAYAFLRNETDALEAIQEATCRSYLKLARLKQTAYFRTWLTRILIHICLDEQKRRKRIILSAMEDDIESRASIPMDDQNVERIQIEEALARLRPNYRHIIILKYFEDRTIRDIAEVLGHPEGTIKTWLHKALGALRKDLGKGW; encoded by the coding sequence ATGGTAGAGGAGGGGGAAAAAGTGAATCTGGAACAGCTCGTTTCGCGCGCAAAAAATGGGGATGATGATGCCTTTTTTCAACTCGTCAGCCTTCATAAGGATCAACTGTATAAAATCGCCTACGCCTTTCTTCGTAACGAGACAGATGCATTAGAGGCCATTCAGGAAGCGACGTGCCGTTCCTATCTCAAGCTTGCACGATTGAAACAGACTGCGTATTTTCGTACATGGCTGACCCGCATCCTTATTCATATTTGTTTGGATGAGCAAAAGCGCCGAAAACGGATTATCTTGAGTGCGATGGAAGATGACATCGAGAGTCGTGCAAGTATTCCTATGGACGACCAAAATGTCGAACGTATACAAATCGAAGAGGCTCTCGCTCGTCTCCGTCCAAATTATCGCCACATCATTATTTTGAAATATTTTGAAGATCGGACGATACGCGATATTGCAGAGGTACTCGGTCATCCGGAAGGCACCATCAAAACATGGCTGCACAAGGCTCTAGGTGCACTTCGCAAAGATCTCGGGAAAGGCTGGTGA
- a CDS encoding DUF4179 domain-containing protein, giving the protein MSESDKKNASPFMVPAEIDQYIRRGMEQAKELRQNRSRNRWIRVGSSLVACLFIFVFIFSVRLSPAVAAYVSSIPGMEKIVEFLRDDKGLQKAAEHNLVQNIGASGSVEDVTFTIDQVLADEKRMVLFYTLKHSFTDKNVGLHKIELLDQTGKEWKRGMAWSSMESEEPVIQNRIDIVIEETAEIPDAMTAKVTLKIDNLEQKTPLLIDFAVDKNKFKTFEKKVYPVMKEVTVDGQRFTIEQIAVFPTQTEVSIRFDPANQKHVFDFDKLRLEDEKGETFAFWGNGVPVRNNGENGRVYHLESIYFVEPEKLILKADGIRAIDKDKLQIVIDAKTGLLTKVPNDRLKLTALRQVDEVVGMDFSLRVPPQDKHSYISLGYELTDDLGNEYDSVQTISSSTDDESIQDYSMLFKRKTNKGTPTSYSFPLSSYPERLQGTFSIEVK; this is encoded by the coding sequence ATGAGTGAAAGTGATAAAAAGAATGCGAGTCCATTCATGGTTCCCGCTGAGATTGATCAATACATTCGCAGAGGAATGGAACAAGCAAAGGAGCTGCGTCAAAATCGGAGCCGCAACCGGTGGATACGCGTGGGGTCTAGTCTGGTTGCTTGTTTGTTCATTTTCGTGTTTATTTTTTCCGTTCGACTTTCACCTGCTGTTGCCGCCTATGTCAGCTCGATTCCTGGGATGGAGAAGATCGTTGAGTTTCTTCGGGATGACAAAGGCTTACAAAAGGCAGCAGAACACAATCTTGTCCAAAATATTGGTGCCAGTGGTTCAGTAGAAGATGTGACGTTTACCATCGATCAAGTTTTGGCCGACGAGAAACGGATGGTTCTCTTCTATACACTAAAGCATTCCTTCACCGATAAAAATGTAGGCTTGCACAAGATAGAATTGTTAGACCAAACAGGGAAAGAATGGAAACGCGGTATGGCTTGGTCAAGCATGGAGAGCGAAGAGCCTGTGATTCAGAATCGTATTGATATTGTCATCGAAGAAACCGCTGAAATACCCGATGCGATGACTGCAAAAGTCACGCTAAAAATCGATAATCTCGAGCAAAAGACTCCTCTCTTGATCGACTTTGCTGTAGATAAAAACAAATTCAAGACCTTTGAGAAAAAAGTGTATCCAGTGATGAAGGAAGTCACGGTTGACGGACAGCGGTTTACAATCGAACAAATCGCAGTCTTTCCTACTCAGACTGAAGTGAGCATTCGCTTTGATCCAGCTAACCAAAAGCACGTATTTGATTTTGATAAGCTGAGGCTCGAAGATGAAAAAGGAGAAACATTCGCTTTTTGGGGAAATGGCGTTCCTGTACGGAACAACGGTGAGAATGGGAGAGTATACCATCTGGAGAGTATTTATTTCGTTGAGCCCGAAAAGCTTATTCTCAAAGCCGATGGCATTCGTGCCATAGACAAAGATAAATTGCAAATCGTAATCGACGCGAAGACAGGCTTATTAACAAAAGTCCCGAATGATCGCCTAAAATTAACGGCACTCCGTCAAGTTGATGAAGTCGTTGGCATGGACTTTTCCTTGAGGGTTCCTCCACAAGATAAACACTCTTATATCTCCTTAGGGTATGAGCTAACTGACGATCTGGGAAATGAATATGATTCTGTGCAAACAATCTCCTCTTCCACAGATGATGAATCCATTCAAGACTATTCCATGCTATTCAAGCGAAAAACAAACAAAGGTACGCCTACTTCTTATTCCTTTCCTCTGTCCAGCTATCCTGAACGACTTCAAGGTACTTTTTCTATTGAAGTCAAATAA
- a CDS encoding 4a-hydroxytetrahydrobiopterin dehydratase, with amino-acid sequence MSKLSLEQVKLYLSKVPGWKLVEDRMALSRTYHCRDFSTAISFVNRVAEMLEHDNQHVEIHLAGGTVTFTLATREAKGLTGKDFALAQTISKVS; translated from the coding sequence ATGAGCAAGCTGTCTTTGGAACAGGTCAAATTGTATCTGAGCAAGGTACCTGGCTGGAAGCTGGTAGAAGACCGAATGGCGCTATCACGCACGTACCACTGTCGTGACTTTTCCACTGCAATCAGTTTCGTCAACCGTGTGGCAGAGATGCTTGAGCATGACAATCAGCATGTGGAAATTCATCTGGCAGGTGGCACAGTCACGTTTACATTAGCCACCCGCGAGGCAAAAGGTTTAACCGGCAAAGATTTTGCATTAGCCCAGACGATTAGCAAAGTAAGCTGA
- the thiD gene encoding bifunctional hydroxymethylpyrimidine kinase/phosphomethylpyrimidine kinase, with product MSTIAKALTIAGSDSGGGAGIQADLKTFHQHGVYGMSAITAITAQNTLGVAGVYPLPTEAVSQQMHEVLRDLGADAAKTGMLFNADIIRAVAEELKAFGLKKLVVDPVMIAKGGSKLLLDEAIVALKTELLPLAEVVTPNLPEAECLTGMRIETTDEMREAAKAIHAIGARNVLMKGGHMQGDVVVDILFDGTAFHEISHERIHTRHTHGTGCTFSAALTAELAKNTPLITAVEKANRFIFEAIKTAPQLGGGHGPTNHWAVVD from the coding sequence ATGAGCACGATTGCGAAAGCATTGACGATAGCGGGTTCAGATAGCGGTGGGGGAGCTGGGATTCAGGCAGATCTGAAAACCTTTCATCAACACGGTGTGTACGGAATGAGTGCGATCACAGCAATCACTGCACAAAATACATTGGGCGTAGCAGGTGTGTATCCATTGCCGACAGAGGCAGTTTCCCAGCAAATGCATGAGGTGCTGCGTGATCTTGGCGCTGACGCGGCGAAAACGGGCATGCTGTTCAACGCTGATATCATTCGTGCTGTTGCGGAAGAGCTCAAAGCATTTGGCCTGAAAAAGTTGGTGGTAGACCCGGTGATGATCGCCAAGGGAGGGTCAAAGCTCCTGCTGGATGAGGCGATCGTTGCATTGAAAACAGAGTTGCTACCGCTGGCGGAAGTCGTCACACCAAACTTGCCGGAAGCAGAATGCTTGACTGGCATGAGAATCGAGACGACAGACGAGATGCGCGAAGCGGCAAAAGCGATACATGCGATAGGCGCTCGCAATGTCCTGATGAAGGGTGGACATATGCAAGGGGACGTTGTCGTTGATATTTTATTCGATGGTACCGCCTTCCATGAAATATCCCATGAGCGTATTCATACACGCCATACGCACGGCACAGGTTGTACGTTCTCAGCGGCTCTTACAGCAGAGTTAGCCAAAAATACACCGCTCATCACTGCGGTTGAAAAAGCAAATCGCTTTATCTTCGAAGCTATTAAGACAGCTCCGCAATTGGGTGGCGGGCATGGGCCGACCAATCACTGGGCGGTTGTAGATTGA
- a CDS encoding DUF3109 family protein, with protein MKTKRAFRYVGTPDPMSDKEAYHCEKYIKKHKHSLVRAGQYLVDVSALHALFHLDCWNCRTVHRETCCEGGQPYAVEEWQIPIMEGEIPSISAGLQDEAERNHWLLHGVWDRNEPRGTIRMRHGNCLFYQENNGRYGCAIHAYAEQAGREVEPLKPYSCQLYPIDLIDTGEGILLTAVTNETSSFSRWGTDYLEQFYCASPARRKLATHIDDKLFALDGYRPAYKWNLPLLRYILQEEAERIEGILGSSYQLER; from the coding sequence ATGAAAACGAAACGAGCTTTTCGTTATGTAGGCACGCCTGATCCCATGTCTGATAAAGAGGCGTACCACTGCGAAAAATATATAAAGAAACACAAGCATTCCTTGGTGAGAGCGGGACAATATTTGGTTGATGTATCAGCCCTCCATGCTTTGTTTCATTTGGACTGTTGGAATTGCAGGACTGTTCATCGTGAAACCTGCTGTGAGGGTGGACAACCTTACGCTGTAGAAGAATGGCAGATTCCCATCATGGAGGGGGAAATCCCCTCTATCTCTGCTGGACTTCAGGATGAGGCTGAACGCAATCATTGGCTTCTTCATGGGGTTTGGGATCGCAATGAGCCTCGAGGAACCATTCGTATGCGACATGGCAATTGTCTTTTTTATCAAGAAAACAATGGGCGTTACGGCTGTGCGATCCATGCTTATGCTGAACAGGCTGGTCGTGAAGTTGAGCCTCTCAAGCCATATAGCTGTCAACTGTATCCAATCGACTTGATTGATACAGGGGAAGGGATCCTGCTAACGGCGGTTACCAACGAAACGTCATCCTTTTCCAGATGGGGTACGGATTATTTGGAGCAGTTTTACTGTGCCAGTCCGGCCCGCCGAAAGCTAGCTACGCATATAGACGACAAGCTGTTTGCACTAGACGGCTATCGGCCAGCCTATAAGTGGAATCTGCCTTTGTTACGTTATATTTTGCAAGAAGAGGCAGAGAGGATCGAAGGCATACTTGGGAGCAGCTATCAATTGGAACGTTGA
- a CDS encoding acyl-CoA thioesterase — protein MNVKTTQESRTIQASLVQPSDTNYHGTIFGGTMMAYIDEVAAIAAMRHSRRPVVTASIDSIDFLAPVKMGHSICLEAFVSSTGKTSMEIFVKVVSENLQTGKRILTATSFLTFVALDEEGNPTEVPAIVPETEEEERLMATADERKKMRKERKGNLQDFVSQLNIEKSI, from the coding sequence ATGAACGTCAAGACAACTCAAGAATCTCGTACAATTCAGGCATCACTGGTTCAGCCATCTGATACGAATTACCATGGTACTATTTTTGGTGGTACGATGATGGCTTATATAGATGAGGTAGCTGCAATCGCTGCGATGCGACATTCGCGTCGCCCTGTTGTGACAGCATCGATTGACTCGATTGATTTTCTTGCTCCCGTCAAAATGGGACATTCCATTTGCCTCGAAGCATTTGTTTCGTCAACGGGCAAAACGTCCATGGAGATTTTCGTCAAAGTCGTCTCGGAAAATCTCCAGACCGGCAAGCGTATTTTGACCGCGACATCTTTTCTTACCTTTGTTGCTTTAGATGAGGAAGGGAATCCGACTGAGGTGCCAGCTATTGTCCCTGAAACAGAGGAAGAAGAGCGATTGATGGCCACTGCGGACGAGCGGAAGAAAATGCGCAAAGAACGAAAAGGGAATCTGCAAGATTTTGTGAGCCAATTGAACATCGAGAAAAGCATATAA
- a CDS encoding deoxynucleoside kinase, whose amino-acid sequence MKSILITVEGPIGIGKTSLSRELSRACNLQLLEEIVYENPFLGKFYENIAEWSFQLEMFFLCNRYKQLQDIHSQFLNQGISVVSDYNIFKNTIFAKRTLQGNNLPKYLKIYDILTEDLPQAHLVIYMTASIETVMKRIAMRDREMERSMDVTYMENLIADYNEFMDAFEKHHPDTPVIKFDCDDLDFVHRPEDLKYVLDRIAPRIQALMGQEG is encoded by the coding sequence ATGAAGTCCATATTGATTACCGTTGAGGGACCTATTGGTATTGGGAAAACCTCTTTATCGCGGGAACTAAGCCGTGCCTGCAACTTGCAGCTACTGGAAGAGATCGTGTACGAAAACCCATTCCTGGGTAAATTTTATGAAAATATTGCCGAATGGAGCTTTCAACTCGAGATGTTTTTCCTCTGCAATCGTTACAAGCAGTTGCAGGATATACATTCACAGTTCCTGAATCAAGGTATCTCCGTTGTTTCTGATTACAATATTTTCAAAAATACGATTTTTGCCAAACGGACGTTACAAGGAAATAACCTACCAAAGTACCTTAAAATTTATGATATCCTAACAGAGGATTTGCCTCAGGCCCATTTAGTGATCTACATGACAGCTTCGATTGAAACCGTGATGAAGCGGATTGCGATGCGCGATCGCGAAATGGAGCGCAGCATGGATGTCACCTATATGGAGAACCTGATTGCGGATTACAACGAGTTTATGGACGCGTTTGAAAAGCATCATCCGGATACTCCTGTCATCAAATTCGATTGTGACGATTTGGATTTCGTACATAGACCAGAAGATTTAAAGTATGTACTGGATCGAATTGCACCACGGATTCAAGCGCTGATGGGACAAGAAGGATAG
- the splB gene encoding spore photoproduct lyase: MGTTLLERPEKTEQKGSKLFVPDYIFVEPHALNYPLGKELYQRFQAEGIPMQMTTSHNQVRGIPGDTEVEKYRNAKRTLVIGVRKTLKFETSKPSAEYAIPLATGCAAHCHYCYLNTNIGTKPYVRVYVNTDEILAQAEKYIQERPGEITRFEAACTSDPVSIEHLTGNLKRAIEFMGQQEFGRLRFVTKFHHVDSLLDAKHNKHTRFRFSMNADYVIKNFEPGTSSFHQRLEAAGKVAKAGYPLGFILAPLYWFEGWEAGYTDLLERLRSQLVPEAMEDLTFELIQHRFTKIAKSLILQRYPKTKLEMKEEERKYKWGKYGKGKYVYPDIQAKALQAHLESEIARLFPQARVEYFT; this comes from the coding sequence ATGGGAACGACCCTTTTGGAAAGACCTGAAAAGACGGAGCAAAAAGGCAGCAAGCTGTTTGTTCCGGATTATATTTTCGTGGAGCCACATGCATTGAATTATCCACTTGGGAAAGAACTGTATCAACGTTTTCAAGCAGAAGGGATTCCGATGCAGATGACGACCAGCCATAATCAGGTTCGTGGCATCCCTGGGGATACAGAAGTGGAGAAATATCGCAATGCGAAGCGGACGTTGGTCATTGGTGTACGCAAAACATTGAAGTTCGAGACTTCCAAGCCTTCCGCCGAATATGCCATTCCACTGGCTACGGGATGTGCTGCCCACTGTCATTATTGCTATTTGAACACCAATATCGGGACAAAGCCGTATGTTCGAGTGTACGTCAACACAGATGAAATTCTGGCACAGGCTGAGAAGTATATCCAGGAACGCCCGGGTGAGATCACTCGTTTTGAGGCAGCCTGTACATCCGATCCGGTTAGCATTGAGCATCTTACGGGCAATTTGAAACGAGCGATTGAGTTTATGGGCCAGCAGGAGTTTGGGCGGTTGCGCTTCGTGACCAAGTTTCACCACGTGGATTCCTTACTGGATGCCAAGCACAACAAGCATACCCGGTTTCGCTTCAGCATGAATGCCGACTATGTCATCAAAAATTTTGAGCCAGGTACCTCCAGCTTTCATCAGCGACTAGAGGCTGCAGGGAAGGTAGCAAAGGCCGGTTATCCGCTCGGCTTTATTTTAGCGCCTTTGTATTGGTTTGAGGGATGGGAAGCAGGGTATACCGATTTACTGGAAAGACTGCGTTCGCAGTTGGTTCCCGAAGCGATGGAGGATTTGACGTTCGAGCTGATCCAGCACCGTTTTACCAAGATTGCTAAAAGCTTGATCCTCCAGCGCTATCCGAAAACGAAGCTTGAGATGAAGGAAGAAGAGCGCAAGTACAAATGGGGGAAATACGGGAAAGGGAAGTACGTCTATCCCGACATCCAAGCAAAGGCTTTGCAGGCCCATTTGGAAAGTGAAATTGCCCGACTGTTTCCACAGGCTCGCGTTGAATATTTTACGTAA
- a CDS encoding sensor histidine kinase codes for MSYRIFYWLTFLIPTIIIGGFEFIRHDFLLPYMSMEAGNVYITLLTLLLSFLFATWMFHTLKQMNARIIEEQARRAVYEERERLARELHDGIAQSLFFLNVKLKQGHLDDARIAVSAIDNHVRQAIFNLRSLPEEGSLDQRLEKWLAQWSALSGIDVASELHVKDGFFTPTAEVQLFGIIQEAFANIRKHSQAKHSWIHLTTDEPTGWVLSVEDDGIGISNPFPDTKKYGLSMMRERARQLNASIDIQLRPAGGTIIRLSSHSGGKTL; via the coding sequence ATGTCCTATCGGATTTTTTATTGGTTGACCTTTTTGATTCCAACCATCATCATCGGGGGTTTTGAATTCATCCGTCACGACTTTCTGCTGCCCTATATGTCTATGGAAGCCGGAAATGTGTACATTACCCTCTTGACGCTCCTTCTCTCTTTTTTATTCGCTACCTGGATGTTTCACACCCTTAAACAAATGAATGCACGAATTATCGAGGAACAAGCTCGTCGCGCTGTTTATGAAGAGCGGGAACGCCTTGCTCGCGAATTACACGACGGGATTGCCCAATCTCTGTTCTTCCTCAACGTAAAGCTGAAGCAGGGACACTTGGACGATGCACGGATCGCTGTATCTGCCATCGACAATCATGTGCGGCAAGCCATCTTTAACTTGCGCTCATTGCCAGAAGAAGGCAGTCTGGATCAGCGCCTTGAGAAATGGCTGGCGCAATGGAGCGCTTTATCTGGAATCGACGTTGCAAGCGAATTACATGTCAAAGACGGCTTTTTTACTCCCACCGCAGAGGTGCAACTGTTCGGGATCATCCAGGAAGCTTTTGCAAACATTCGCAAGCATTCTCAGGCCAAGCATTCGTGGATTCACCTCACGACAGATGAACCAACTGGCTGGGTTCTCTCCGTTGAGGACGATGGCATTGGGATTTCTAACCCTTTTCCCGACACGAAAAAATACGGTCTGTCCATGATGCGCGAGCGAGCACGCCAGTTGAACGCATCCATCGACATTCAGTTACGACCGGCAGGCGGTACGATCATCCGCTTATCTTCTCATTCAGGAGGAAAAACACTATGA